The DNA segment GTGAAGTTCCAGTTCTAATCGGGACGCATGTCGCAGAGGAGAGCGGGCCCGCAAGGGCCCGCTTTCCCGTTCGGTCGGCCCTCTTCAATCCTTGGGGACCCACAGCACATCCCCCACCCCCCCCACCGCGTTTTCCGCCCGCGCGAGCGCGAAGAGCCAGTCGCTGAGGCGGTTGAGGTAGGCGACGACGGCGGGGTTCAGGGATTCTTCTTCCGCGAGGGCGACGGCTTCGCGTTCGGCGCGGCGGCAGACGGTGCGGGCGACGTGGGCGTGGGCGGCGGCCGGGGTGCCGCCGGGGAGGACGAAGGCCGTCATGGGAGGCGCCAGGGCCGTCAGGCGGTCGATGTCGGCCTCCATGGCGGCCAGGTCCCAGGTGGGCCGCGTCATGCGGGCTCCCAGCAGCTCCTGGCGGTCGGCCGGGGTCGCCAGGATGGCGCCCAGGACGAAGAGGTCGTGCTGGATTTGTTGGAGCAGCTCCGGGTCCACGCAAACAGGCGTGGCGTGGAGGCGAAGAACGCCGATGACGCTGTTCAGCTCGTCCAGTGAGCCGTAGGCCCGCAGCCGTCCGTGCGACTTGCTGACCCGCTGGCCGCCGAACAGGCCCGACGAACCGTCGTCTCCCGTGCGCGTGTAGAGCTTCATGGCCGCTTCCTCCCGAGAGATCCCGATGGGCGGGCGTGTGGAGCAGAGCACCGGATGTTGCCGCCGGTGGGGTTGTTCAGCCCGATGACTGGGGATGGGTCCCCCAGGCCTGCCGTGATTGTAGAAGTGCGATCAGACCTTGAGGGCGAGCTACTCCGCAGCCGCGCGGCATCATTACGCCGCGATGACGACCAAGCAGGCCTACGCTCCCCCGTGGGCCCGGCTCCACGCGGCGGTGTCGGCCCGCCAGGCGCCGAGGGCGGCGAAGCCCGCGGCATCCACCACGCCCTGGGCCTCCGCTTCTTCGGCGAGGACATCGAAGGAGCTGAGGGTCTCGAAGCCGATTCCGGCTTCCGCGAAGGCGCGCTCCGCCTGGGGTAGGCCGTAGCTGAACAGGGCCAGCACCGCGGGCACGTCGGCCCCCTCCGCCTTGAGGGCCTCCGCGCACTTCAGGCTCGACATGCCCGTGGAGATCAGGTCCTCGATGAGGAGCGCGCGGTGGCCCTTCGCCAGCGGCCCTTCCACCTGCCGGCCCATCCCGTGGTTCTTGGGCGTGGGGCGGACGTAGGCCATGGGCAACTTCAGGCGGTCGGCCACCATGGCGGCCCAGGGCACGCCGGCCGTGGCCGCGCCCGTGATGAGGGTGGGACGGAACTCCACCGAGCGGGCCGCCAGGGCCGCCACGATCCGGTCGCGGATCTCCTGAAGGCCCAGCAGCTGCCGGTTGTCGCAGTAGATCGGCGACTTCAGGCCGCTGGCCCAGGTGAAGGGATCCTGCGGCTGGAGCTTCACGGCTCCCGCCTTCAGGAGGCAGGCGGCGAGATCCCGGGGGGGGAAGTCCATCACAGCTCCAATTCGGCGATGGGCTGCTTGGACAGATAGCGCTCGGCGCCGTCGGGGAAGAGGGTCACCACGCGGGAACCCGCGGGGAGGGTCTTCGCGAATTCGCGCGCGGCCCAGGCATTGGCGCCGCTGGAGGCCCCCACCAGGCAGCCCTCGGTGGCGATCAGTTCCCGCGCCGTGGCCAGGCTGTCCGCGTCGGCCACGTCGATGATCCGGTCCGCGAGCTCCAGATCGAGGCTGGCGGGAATGAACCCGTTGCCCACGCCTTCCACCGCCCATTCGCCCAGAGGCGCGCCGCAGTAGACGGAGCCCACGGGCTGAACCACCACCGCCTGGATCGCGGGGTTCTTCTCCTTCAGGAAGCGCGCGATCCCCGTGAAGGTGCCGCCGCTGCCGGCCCCGAGGACCACCGCATCCACCTTCCCATCCATCTGCGCCCAGATTTCGGGGCCGGTGGTGGCGTAGTGGCTGTCGGGATTGCTGGGGTTGTCGAACTGCTGGGGCACGAAAGCGTCGGGGATGCTGGCGGCCAGCTCCTGGCACTTGGCGATGGCGCCCTTCATTCCCTGCTCCTTGGGGATCAGCACCAACTCGGCGCCCAGGGCCTTCATCAGCATCATCTTTTCGCGGCTGTACTTCGTCGGGACGCACAGGATGCAGCGGTAGCCGAGGGCCTTCGCCGCGATGGCGAGGCCCACGCCGGTGTTGCCCGCGGTGGGCTCGATGATCGTGCTGACCCCGGGTCGGATCTGGCCCAGGGCCTCGGCGGCGCGGATCATCCCCACCCCGATGCGGTCCTTCACGCTGCCGCCGGGGTTCAGGTACTCGAGCTTGGAGAACAGCTGGAGCCCAGGCGCGAAGCGGGTCATGCGCAGGAGGGGCGTGTTCCCCACCAGGTCCAGGACGGAATCGACGACGGAAGGAAGCGCTCTCGCCACGGGATCAGCCTTTCACCACGATGCTCACCAGCTTGCCGCCGGGAGGCAGGACCACTTTCACGATCTCCTTGCCCGCCAGGTGCGGCTGGGCTTCCGCGCAGGCCAGGGCGGCTTCGCGGCGGCGATCCTCACCGGCGGCGGCGGGCACCGTGATCCGGCCCCGGACCTTGCCGTTCACCTGGACCACCACCAGGACCTCGTCGGCTTCCAGAAAGGCGGGATCGGCCTCGGGCCAGGCGGCCTGCATGCACAGGCCCTGCTTCCCGAGCTGCGCCCACAGCTGCTCGGCGAGGTGCGGCGCCACCGGCGACATCATCCGCACGAAGGCGTCGAGCGCGTGCTGCATCACGGCGGCGCGGTGCGGGGCGTCCGCAGGGAGGTCGGCGAGGGCGTTGGACAGTTCCATGAGCCCCGAGACCACGGTATTGAACTGGTAGCGGCGCTCCAGGTCGTCCGTGAGACGCGCCACGGTCTGGTTGAGCTTGATGAGAAGCGCCTTCTCCTCGGCGCTGAGCTGGTCCTTGGCGGGAAGGGCGTCGGCTGCGACGCCGTGCTCCTCCACCATGCGGGTGATCCGCTTGAGGAAGCGGCTGGCGCCCTCGATGCCCTCGAACCCGGTCCAGTCGATCTCCTTCTCGATGGGCGCGGCGAAGATCATGAATAGGCGCAGCGCGTCGGCGCCGTACTTCGAGATCACCTCGTCGGGATCCACGATGTTTCCCTTGGACTTGCTCATCTTCGAGCCGTCCTTCAGCACCATCCCCTGGCAGATCAGCTTCTGGAAGGGCTCGGGGCCGGAGGCCAGGCCCAGGTCGCGCAGCACCTTGTAGAAGAAGCGGGCGTAGATCAGGTGCATGGTGGCGTGCTCGATGCCGCCCACGTAGAGGTCCACGGGCATCCAGGCGTCGCTCTCCGCCTTGGCGAAGGGCAGCACCGCATTCTTGGGATCCAGGTAGCGCAGCCAGTACCAGCTGCTGTCCACGAAGGTGTCCATGGTGTCGGTTTCGCGCCGGGCCTTCGCGCCGCAGTTCGGACAGTCCGTGTCCAGGAAGGAACGGGACGTGGTCAGCGGAGAGGGTCCCACGCCCGTGAATGCCACGTCCTCCGGGAGGCGCACGGGCAGGTTCTCGGCCTTTTCGGGCACCACCCCGCAGGCCGGGCAGTGGACCGTCGGGATGGGCGTGCCCCAGTAGCGCTGGCGGCTGAGGCCCCAGTCCTTGAGCTTGTAGGTGGTGGTCTTGGCGGCGCGGCCACCCAGTTTCGCCACCATGGCGTCCACGGCGGCTTGGCTCTTCATCCCGGTGAATTCGCCGCTGTTGACGAGGGTTCCCAGGTCCCACTCGCTGTCAGCCTCGATGACCTGGGGGATCGGCAGGCCGTACTTCTGGGCGAATTCGTGGTCGCGCTCATCGTGGGCGGGCACGCCCATGACGGCCCCCGTGCCGTAGTCCATCAGCACGTAGTTGGCGGCGAACACCGGGACCTTCTCGCCCGTGAAGGGATGCACGACGGACAGGGCCGTGCGGTGGCCCAGCTTCACGTCGCTGGTCATGCGCTCTTCGCGGCTGACGGCGGCCACCTGATCGCAGAAGGCCTTCAGGCCCGCATCCATCTCCGCGGCCTTCTCGATGACGGGATGCTCGGTGCTGAGGGCCATGAAGGTCACGCCGAACAGCGTGTCCAGGCGCGTGGTGAAGACTTCGACTTCGCCGCCGCCGTCGAGGTCGAACGCGAGGCGCGCGCCCTCGGAGCGACCGATCCAGTTCCGCTGCATGGTCTTCACGTTGTCGGGCCAATCCAGGCCGTCGAGGGAGGCCAGCAGCTCGTCCGCGTACTTCGTCGTCTTGAAGAAGTACTGCTCCAGGGGCTTCTGCACCACGGGGAAGCCCGTGCGCTCGTCCTTGCCGTCCACCACCTGCTCGTTGGCGAGCAC comes from the Geothrix sp. 21YS21S-4 genome and includes:
- a CDS encoding cob(I)yrinic acid a,c-diamide adenosyltransferase yields the protein MKLYTRTGDDGSSGLFGGQRVSKSHGRLRAYGSLDELNSVIGVLRLHATPVCVDPELLQQIQHDLFVLGAILATPADRQELLGARMTRPTWDLAAMEADIDRLTALAPPMTAFVLPGGTPAAAHAHVARTVCRRAEREAVALAEEESLNPAVVAYLNRLSDWLFALARAENAVGGVGDVLWVPKD
- the pyrE gene encoding orotate phosphoribosyltransferase → MDFPPRDLAACLLKAGAVKLQPQDPFTWASGLKSPIYCDNRQLLGLQEIRDRIVAALAARSVEFRPTLITGAATAGVPWAAMVADRLKLPMAYVRPTPKNHGMGRQVEGPLAKGHRALLIEDLISTGMSSLKCAEALKAEGADVPAVLALFSYGLPQAERAFAEAGIGFETLSSFDVLAEEAEAQGVVDAAGFAALGAWRADTAAWSRAHGGA
- a CDS encoding PLP-dependent cysteine synthase family protein, with amino-acid sequence MARALPSVVDSVLDLVGNTPLLRMTRFAPGLQLFSKLEYLNPGGSVKDRIGVGMIRAAEALGQIRPGVSTIIEPTAGNTGVGLAIAAKALGYRCILCVPTKYSREKMMLMKALGAELVLIPKEQGMKGAIAKCQELAASIPDAFVPQQFDNPSNPDSHYATTGPEIWAQMDGKVDAVVLGAGSGGTFTGIARFLKEKNPAIQAVVVQPVGSVYCGAPLGEWAVEGVGNGFIPASLDLELADRIIDVADADSLATARELIATEGCLVGASSGANAWAAREFAKTLPAGSRVVTLFPDGAERYLSKQPIAELEL
- the leuS gene encoding leucine--tRNA ligase is translated as MPFQPLTQEPEIQRRWLESGAFRAKRAAELLPESKTFYMLVMLPYPSGRIHMGHVRNYTLGDVTARFRRMRGYEVMHPLGWDSFGLPAENAAIKHGIHPAIWTRKNIEEMKGQIQKMGISYDWEREIASFQDDYYRWNQWLFLKMWERGDVFRAMRTVNWCEELGTVLANEQVVDGKDERTGFPVVQKPLEQYFFKTTKYADELLASLDGLDWPDNVKTMQRNWIGRSEGARLAFDLDGGGEVEVFTTRLDTLFGVTFMALSTEHPVIEKAAEMDAGLKAFCDQVAAVSREERMTSDVKLGHRTALSVVHPFTGEKVPVFAANYVLMDYGTGAVMGVPAHDERDHEFAQKYGLPIPQVIEADSEWDLGTLVNSGEFTGMKSQAAVDAMVAKLGGRAAKTTTYKLKDWGLSRQRYWGTPIPTVHCPACGVVPEKAENLPVRLPEDVAFTGVGPSPLTTSRSFLDTDCPNCGAKARRETDTMDTFVDSSWYWLRYLDPKNAVLPFAKAESDAWMPVDLYVGGIEHATMHLIYARFFYKVLRDLGLASGPEPFQKLICQGMVLKDGSKMSKSKGNIVDPDEVISKYGADALRLFMIFAAPIEKEIDWTGFEGIEGASRFLKRITRMVEEHGVAADALPAKDQLSAEEKALLIKLNQTVARLTDDLERRYQFNTVVSGLMELSNALADLPADAPHRAAVMQHALDAFVRMMSPVAPHLAEQLWAQLGKQGLCMQAAWPEADPAFLEADEVLVVVQVNGKVRGRITVPAAAGEDRRREAALACAEAQPHLAGKEIVKVVLPPGGKLVSIVVKG